One segment of Cloacibacillus sp. DNA contains the following:
- a CDS encoding V-type ATP synthase subunit B, with translation MRLPEEYRTITNLSGPLMMVNKVRDVSFDELAEITLADGEHRRGRVLEIDKDRALVQVYEGSSGIDVNSTQVRFLGDVLKLPVSKNMLGRIFNGRGDPIDGGPAIIPDAYLDVNGNPMNPFSRDFPSEFIQTGISTIDGMNPLVRGQKLPIFSGSGMPHNKMAAQIARQATVISGHSDFAVVFAAMGITFEEASFFMEDFRKTGALERTVMYVNLADDPAIERISTPRLALTAAEYLAFEQGMHVLVIMTDLTNYSEALREISAARKEVPGRRGYPGYLYTDLATMYERAGRLRGKKGSITQIPILTMPEDDKTHPIPDLTGYITEGQIILSRALHRKGIYPPVDVMPSLSRLKDKGIGKGKTREDHADLMNQLFAAYSRGKEAKELSVILGEGALSDEDKAFAKFADQFEDRYVRQGEYENRTIEDTLLLGWELLTIVPVRELKRVRDEYIEKYLKPLEAAKEDLEQLARP, from the coding sequence ATGAGGTTGCCTGAGGAATATAGAACGATTACCAACCTGTCGGGCCCGCTTATGATGGTCAATAAGGTCAGGGACGTCAGCTTTGACGAACTGGCCGAGATCACGCTCGCCGACGGCGAACACCGCCGCGGACGCGTTCTTGAAATAGACAAGGACAGGGCGCTCGTACAGGTCTACGAAGGAAGCAGCGGCATCGACGTAAACTCGACGCAGGTGCGTTTCCTTGGCGACGTTTTGAAGCTGCCAGTCTCAAAAAACATGCTCGGACGCATCTTCAACGGACGCGGCGACCCAATAGACGGAGGACCTGCCATCATTCCCGACGCCTACCTTGACGTCAACGGAAACCCGATGAACCCCTTCTCGCGTGACTTCCCGTCGGAATTTATACAGACGGGCATCTCCACCATCGACGGCATGAACCCTCTAGTCCGCGGCCAGAAGCTCCCCATCTTCTCTGGAAGCGGTATGCCCCACAATAAAATGGCGGCGCAGATAGCGCGTCAGGCGACCGTCATCAGCGGACATTCCGACTTCGCCGTCGTGTTTGCCGCGATGGGCATCACGTTTGAAGAAGCCTCCTTCTTTATGGAAGACTTCCGCAAGACGGGCGCTCTCGAACGTACCGTCATGTACGTCAACCTCGCGGACGACCCTGCGATCGAACGTATCTCCACGCCGCGGCTTGCTCTGACGGCGGCTGAATATCTCGCGTTTGAACAGGGTATGCACGTCCTTGTCATAATGACCGACCTTACAAACTACAGCGAAGCTCTTCGCGAGATCTCCGCCGCGCGTAAGGAAGTCCCCGGACGCCGCGGCTACCCAGGCTACCTCTACACCGACCTCGCTACGATGTACGAGCGCGCCGGACGCCTTCGCGGCAAAAAAGGCTCGATCACCCAGATACCGATACTGACGATGCCCGAAGACGACAAGACCCACCCTATCCCCGACCTTACCGGATATATAACGGAGGGACAGATAATCCTTTCGCGCGCGCTGCACCGCAAGGGCATCTACCCGCCGGTCGACGTCATGCCGTCGCTCTCAAGGCTCAAAGACAAGGGTATCGGCAAAGGCAAGACGCGCGAAGATCACGCGGACCTCATGAACCAGCTCTTCGCCGCCTACTCGCGCGGTAAAGAGGCCAAAGAGCTCTCCGTCATTCTCGGCGAAGGCGCGCTCTCAGATGAAGACAAGGCCTTCGCAAAGTTCGCGGATCAGTTTGAAGACCGCTATGTCCGTCAGGGCGAATACGAAAACCGCACCATCGAAGATACTCTTCTTCTTGGATGGGAGCTTCTCACGATCGTTCCCGTCCGCGAACTAAAGCGCGTAAGAGACGAGTACATAGAGAAGTACCTGAAACCGCTAGAGGCGGCAAAAGAGGATCTCGAACAGCTGGCACGGCCGTAG
- a CDS encoding V-type ATP synthase subunit A codes for MTTPNAVTGYIEKISGPLVIAGGMAGACMFDVVKIGNAGLIGEIIELKEDKASIQVYEETSGLAPGEPVVSTGEPLSVELAPGLIEEFFDGIQRPLEAIEEKAQSPYILRGISVPAVSRTRKWPFESWLKEGDEVAPGDIIGSVKETVLVEHKIMVPHRVKGKIKEIKSGEFTVEETVAVVVDEKGREHQISLLQRWPVRKPRPVVKRLPPEVPLVTGQRVVDTFFPIARGGTACVPGPFGSGKTVIQHQLAKWADAEIVVYIGCGERGNEMTDVLLEFPELEDPRSGQPLMKRTLLIANTSNMPVAAREASIYTGITIAEYFRDMGYSVALMADSTSRWAEALREMSGRLEEMPGEEGYPAYLGTRLASFYERAGRAICFGKDGREGAVSVIGAVSPPGGDLSEPVTQNTLRVTKVFWGLDAQLAYQRHFPAINWLNSYSLYAQKLGEYWDGFYDGEWSVFRTQAMALLEDEDKLKEIVRLVGVDALSKDERMVLETSKSIREDFLHQNSFHEIDTYASMDKQFKMLRNILSFHELGMQVLQRGGTLRSVFDLPVREEISRMRYVEEGDIFKLDELDTKIKAEFGKLLAMGGEHDEVA; via the coding sequence TTGACTACACCCAACGCCGTTACTGGGTACATCGAAAAAATTTCCGGCCCGCTGGTAATTGCCGGCGGAATGGCTGGCGCCTGCATGTTCGATGTCGTTAAAATAGGCAACGCGGGGCTTATCGGAGAAATAATCGAACTGAAAGAGGACAAAGCCTCTATTCAGGTATATGAAGAGACATCAGGCCTTGCCCCCGGCGAGCCTGTCGTAAGCACGGGCGAACCTTTGAGCGTGGAGCTCGCGCCCGGACTCATCGAAGAGTTCTTCGACGGCATCCAGCGTCCGCTTGAAGCTATCGAAGAAAAGGCGCAAAGCCCCTATATATTGAGGGGCATCAGCGTTCCCGCCGTCAGCCGCACAAGAAAGTGGCCCTTTGAGTCATGGCTCAAAGAGGGCGACGAGGTGGCGCCCGGAGACATCATCGGTTCTGTAAAAGAGACGGTGCTTGTCGAGCATAAGATAATGGTTCCCCATCGCGTCAAGGGGAAGATAAAAGAAATCAAATCAGGCGAGTTCACGGTCGAAGAGACTGTAGCCGTCGTGGTCGACGAAAAAGGCCGCGAGCACCAGATCTCTCTGCTCCAGCGCTGGCCCGTTCGTAAGCCGCGCCCCGTCGTAAAACGCCTGCCGCCGGAGGTTCCGCTCGTAACAGGGCAGCGCGTGGTAGACACCTTCTTCCCGATAGCACGCGGCGGCACCGCCTGCGTTCCCGGGCCGTTCGGCTCTGGAAAGACGGTCATCCAGCACCAGCTCGCGAAGTGGGCCGACGCTGAAATAGTCGTTTACATCGGCTGCGGCGAACGCGGAAACGAGATGACGGACGTTCTTCTTGAATTCCCGGAACTCGAAGACCCGCGCTCCGGCCAGCCGCTTATGAAGAGGACGCTGCTTATAGCGAACACTTCAAACATGCCGGTCGCCGCGCGCGAAGCCTCTATCTACACCGGCATCACGATAGCGGAATATTTCCGCGACATGGGATACTCGGTCGCCCTTATGGCCGACTCCACCTCACGCTGGGCCGAGGCTCTGCGCGAAATGTCGGGCCGACTTGAAGAAATGCCCGGTGAAGAGGGCTATCCCGCCTACCTCGGCACACGTCTTGCCTCCTTCTATGAAAGAGCCGGACGCGCCATCTGCTTTGGCAAAGACGGACGCGAAGGCGCCGTTTCTGTCATCGGAGCCGTCTCGCCTCCCGGCGGCGACCTTTCCGAGCCTGTCACGCAGAACACGCTCCGCGTTACGAAGGTCTTCTGGGGCCTCGACGCGCAGCTTGCCTATCAGCGCCACTTCCCGGCCATCAACTGGCTCAACAGCTATTCTCTCTACGCTCAGAAGCTCGGAGAATACTGGGACGGCTTCTACGACGGAGAGTGGAGCGTCTTCCGCACGCAGGCAATGGCTCTGCTTGAAGACGAAGACAAGCTCAAAGAGATCGTCCGCCTCGTTGGCGTCGACGCGCTCTCAAAGGACGAACGCATGGTGCTTGAAACCTCAAAGTCCATTCGTGAGGACTTCCTGCATCAGAACTCTTTCCATGAGATAGACACCTACGCCTCGATGGACAAGCAGTTCAAAATGCTGCGCAACATCCTTTCGTTCCATGAACTGGGGATGCAGGTGCTGCAGCGCGGCGGCACGCTCCGCTCCGTATTCGACCTGCCGGTCCGCGAAGAGATTTCGCGTATGCGCTACGTCGAAGAGGGCGACATCTTCAAACTCGACGAACTTGATACAAAGATAAAAGCCGAATTCGGCAAACTGCTTGCAATGGGAGGTGAGCACGATGAGGTTGCCTGA
- a CDS encoding V-type ATP synthase subunit F, protein MSTSKHKAPMAAVGSYESILPFKAIGLDVVVVTEENYDSTGFALQKFSRSGYAALFLEEELFERFRDTVDEINENSDLSIIPVPNQRGSLEIGIESIRRNVERAVGMDIFGDK, encoded by the coding sequence ATGTCTACGTCTAAACACAAGGCCCCGATGGCGGCCGTCGGCAGCTACGAAAGCATCCTGCCCTTTAAGGCTATTGGGCTTGATGTGGTGGTGGTCACCGAGGAAAATTATGACAGCACCGGCTTTGCGCTGCAAAAATTTTCCCGCTCAGGCTACGCGGCGCTCTTTCTTGAAGAGGAGCTTTTTGAGAGATTCAGGGATACGGTGGACGAGATAAACGAAAATTCGGATCTCAGCATCATCCCGGTCCCGAACCAGAGGGGCTCCCTGGAGATCGGTATCGAATCAATACGCCGCAATGTCGAACGCGCGGTGGGTATGGATATATTTGGTGATAAATGA
- a CDS encoding V-type ATPase subunit — MSSKEAYGYAVARIRAMELRLLDAAAFARLLDADDTASVLKILGETSYASVLTSVSGDTAFDKILETALHDTYEELDSFVPNKELISLLRLPYDFSNAKVMLKSYFNVRNGGKKRWDLLTSLASYPVDRLIADIEAEDYQLLPFGLNTLYPKCVSIWEQSKDVLETERLMDRQMYDVMLKEAESLNMPEILGWVRTRTDGENIRSLLRLKRFGFDAGRAWPFMNDGGRIDLNILVPLISEPFETWARILEFSDFSQLLGSIDAGAGFADVIMDLERDLDDFYLDSVSKSKYSPDAPGNVIAYLWAKELEVKNIRMIVVSKSNKKDKDLVRRLLRHVYV; from the coding sequence ATGTCAAGTAAGGAGGCTTATGGTTATGCCGTGGCTCGAATCCGCGCCATGGAACTGCGCCTTCTTGATGCCGCGGCCTTCGCAAGGCTGCTGGATGCCGATGATACGGCCTCCGTCCTCAAGATACTCGGGGAGACATCTTATGCGTCAGTGCTGACATCAGTCTCCGGCGACACCGCTTTTGACAAGATACTCGAAACGGCGCTGCATGATACTTATGAAGAGCTGGATTCGTTTGTCCCGAACAAAGAGCTGATCAGCCTTCTGCGTCTGCCGTACGATTTCAGCAACGCGAAGGTGATGCTGAAGAGCTATTTCAACGTAAGGAACGGGGGCAAAAAGAGATGGGATCTTCTGACATCGCTTGCCTCGTACCCGGTTGACAGGCTCATCGCAGACATTGAGGCTGAAGATTATCAGCTTCTGCCGTTCGGCCTAAACACTCTGTATCCAAAGTGCGTCTCGATATGGGAGCAGAGCAAGGACGTCCTGGAGACCGAAAGGCTCATGGACAGGCAGATGTACGATGTTATGTTGAAAGAGGCGGAGTCTCTCAATATGCCGGAGATACTAGGCTGGGTGCGCACTAGGACGGACGGGGAAAACATCCGCTCGCTCCTCAGGCTCAAAAGGTTCGGCTTCGACGCCGGACGCGCCTGGCCCTTCATGAATGATGGCGGCAGAATAGACTTAAACATACTGGTGCCGTTGATTTCAGAGCCATTTGAAACATGGGCTAGAATACTGGAATTTTCGGACTTCTCTCAGCTTCTGGGCTCTATAGACGCGGGCGCCGGATTTGCGGACGTGATAATGGATCTTGAAAGAGACCTTGACGATTTCTATCTCGATTCAGTGTCAAAGAGCAAATACAGCCCCGACGCTCCGGGGAACGTTATTGCGTACCTGTGGGCGAAAGAGCTTGAGGTCAAGAATATCCGCATGATCGTTGTCTCCAAATCTAACAAAAAAGACAAAGATCTGGTAAGGAGGCTCCTGCGCCATGTCTACGTCTAA
- a CDS encoding V-type ATP synthase subunit E family protein codes for MSLAQITEKIKNDAQKEADEVLSKAKGQVELITQKAGQECDEIKAGFDARFDAERPEIIRRREIVAHLDVEKMSLRAKRDLIEDVYKKTLAMMKVLPKEEYLDFCARLLDEAVSSKDEKVSVAKDEKYLDGEWLRVYNEQHGTNLELAEEPAEIEGGFILSKDKISVNCSWEMLLTVQQEKQESDVVKRLFPSE; via the coding sequence ATGTCTTTAGCCCAGATCACAGAAAAAATAAAAAATGATGCTCAGAAAGAGGCTGATGAGGTTCTCTCAAAGGCTAAAGGACAGGTGGAGCTCATCACACAAAAGGCCGGTCAGGAGTGCGATGAGATAAAGGCAGGTTTTGACGCCCGTTTTGACGCTGAGCGTCCCGAAATAATCAGGCGCAGGGAAATAGTGGCGCATCTTGACGTTGAAAAGATGAGCCTGCGCGCGAAGAGAGATCTCATTGAAGACGTCTATAAAAAGACGCTTGCAATGATGAAGGTCCTTCCTAAAGAAGAATATCTCGATTTCTGCGCGCGCCTTCTCGACGAGGCGGTCTCCTCAAAGGATGAAAAGGTCTCCGTCGCAAAGGATGAAAAGTATCTGGACGGCGAGTGGCTGCGCGTCTACAACGAACAGCACGGCACGAACCTGGAGCTGGCGGAGGAGCCCGCGGAGATAGAAGGCGGCTTCATCCTCTCAAAAGACAAGATAAGCGTCAACTGCTCATGGGAAATGCTGCTCACCGTACAGCAGGAAAAACAGGAATCTGACGTTGTAAAGCGTTTGTTCCCGTCAGAATGA
- a CDS encoding V-type ATP synthase subunit K, which yields METIIATMTEQLGQMLVILGGALAVGFAGSGSAWGIGIANEAAAGVMTEDPKKFGYALVLLALPGTQGIYGLLVAVLAMQKAGLLGAGGAVLTVWQGLGICFACLPIAISGFYSAIWQGKSSAASILMIAKRPEQIGKAVILPAMCETYAVFGLLVSILMLNGIKL from the coding sequence ATGGAAACAATAATCGCAACAATGACAGAACAGCTTGGACAGATGCTTGTAATACTTGGAGGCGCTCTCGCTGTGGGCTTTGCAGGTTCAGGCTCGGCGTGGGGCATAGGCATAGCCAATGAAGCGGCCGCAGGCGTCATGACAGAGGATCCAAAGAAATTCGGCTACGCGCTCGTGCTTCTCGCGCTCCCGGGCACACAGGGCATCTACGGACTGCTCGTCGCGGTTCTCGCCATGCAGAAGGCCGGCCTTCTTGGAGCCGGCGGCGCGGTGCTTACCGTATGGCAGGGGCTGGGCATCTGCTTTGCCTGTCTCCCGATAGCGATTTCAGGCTTTTATTCCGCCATTTGGCAGGGAAAGTCCTCGGCCGCGTCCATCCTTATGATTGCAAAGCGTCCCGAACAGATAGGCAAGGCGGTCATCCTTCCGGCCATGTGCGAAACTTACGCCGTCTTTGGGCTTCTCGTCAGTATCCTGATGCTCAACGGAATCAAGCTGTAA
- a CDS encoding V-type ATP synthase subunit I gives MALAEMCKARIAVHKSVADELAAKLQALGCCEFIYRDGDREHGGAMFRLREKRHHVDELIGDTKFIQRLLEPYESKKEGSLAKMLGEVPTQSFDQLAAQVNEIKFKEFTTYIRDVERRLTETRAELSRLRGLLAQILLFESIKYPLEFFTTGTDMIAGAVYSVPKVYAPAMAARITKDLGDLVEFQELSGSEKDPNETFAVLYEKPSFESVQAIAADFGAARIEVPKDFAKTASVEKERLAEKIGECESREAVCVKELEASADEGLVMARNYGDYWLILRDRLEAMETGVPTEDVLIWEFWAPKELWKKVEAVVHDYDAFTEFAEVAPEEGELPPTLLKNKPWSSCLEPLTIMYGTPTYGKVDPTSLMAPFFFVFLGMCFGDAGYGLLVAGILGYLLVKHQLSPTLRKFFIMMTVGMLMSVIFGALTGSWFGDAVTAFPFLSGVAPFFKSMQKLDPMNDPITLLMISLALGFIQVIFGLLIAFKDNWKAGDKMAAVSDQGGWIIFLCGLVLMGCAMTGSIPASLAMPSKLIAGAGALLLVATQGREKQGIGAKLFSGVLSLYNVTGFLGDVLSYSRLLALGLGSAAVGMVINLLANLVSSAPYVGIPCAILIFVLGHLFSIMVNLLGAFIHSLRLQYVEFFGKFYNAAGKDFTPLRNAAQYSRIQEDSSVN, from the coding sequence ATGGCTCTCGCCGAGATGTGTAAGGCGCGTATAGCCGTTCACAAATCTGTGGCGGACGAGCTGGCGGCAAAGCTTCAGGCTTTAGGCTGCTGCGAGTTCATCTACAGGGACGGCGACAGGGAACATGGCGGCGCTATGTTCCGCCTGCGTGAAAAACGTCATCATGTTGACGAGCTGATCGGCGACACAAAATTTATCCAGCGTCTGCTTGAACCCTACGAATCAAAAAAAGAGGGTTCGCTTGCGAAGATGCTGGGAGAGGTCCCGACTCAAAGCTTTGATCAGCTTGCGGCGCAGGTCAACGAAATAAAATTCAAAGAATTTACAACTTACATAAGAGATGTCGAAAGACGTCTCACCGAGACGCGCGCGGAGCTTTCCCGCCTCAGGGGGCTGCTTGCCCAGATTTTGCTTTTTGAGAGCATAAAGTATCCGCTTGAGTTCTTCACCACGGGAACGGATATGATAGCTGGCGCCGTCTATTCTGTGCCTAAGGTCTATGCGCCGGCGATGGCCGCGCGCATCACAAAGGACTTGGGCGATCTTGTGGAGTTTCAGGAGCTTTCCGGTTCGGAAAAAGATCCAAACGAAACCTTCGCAGTTCTCTATGAAAAGCCAAGTTTTGAAAGCGTCCAGGCGATAGCCGCGGACTTCGGAGCGGCGCGCATAGAGGTTCCGAAGGATTTTGCGAAGACAGCCTCGGTGGAAAAAGAACGCCTCGCTGAAAAAATAGGCGAGTGCGAGAGCCGCGAGGCCGTCTGCGTCAAGGAGCTGGAGGCTTCCGCCGACGAAGGGCTTGTTATGGCGCGCAATTACGGCGACTACTGGCTTATTCTGCGCGACAGGCTTGAAGCGATGGAGACTGGAGTTCCTACCGAGGACGTCCTCATTTGGGAGTTCTGGGCGCCCAAGGAGCTTTGGAAAAAGGTCGAGGCGGTCGTTCACGACTACGACGCTTTCACGGAGTTTGCGGAGGTGGCGCCCGAGGAGGGAGAGCTTCCCCCGACGCTGCTAAAGAACAAACCGTGGTCGTCGTGCCTTGAACCGCTTACGATAATGTACGGCACGCCCACTTACGGCAAGGTGGATCCGACGTCGCTTATGGCGCCGTTCTTCTTCGTCTTCCTGGGCATGTGTTTCGGAGACGCGGGCTACGGTCTGCTCGTCGCGGGCATTCTGGGCTATCTGCTCGTCAAGCATCAGCTTTCGCCGACTCTGCGCAAGTTTTTCATAATGATGACGGTCGGTATGCTGATGTCGGTCATATTCGGCGCGCTGACGGGCTCATGGTTTGGAGACGCGGTGACGGCTTTCCCGTTCCTTAGCGGCGTGGCTCCGTTCTTTAAGAGTATGCAGAAGCTCGACCCGATGAACGACCCGATAACGCTGCTTATGATCTCGCTTGCGCTGGGCTTCATCCAGGTCATTTTCGGGCTGCTCATCGCCTTTAAGGACAACTGGAAGGCGGGCGACAAGATGGCGGCCGTTTCCGATCAGGGCGGATGGATAATCTTCCTCTGCGGGCTTGTGCTTATGGGCTGCGCTATGACTGGGAGCATCCCAGCCTCTCTTGCGATGCCGTCGAAGCTTATTGCGGGCGCGGGCGCTCTTCTTCTCGTAGCCACTCAGGGCAGGGAAAAGCAGGGTATTGGAGCGAAGCTCTTCTCCGGCGTCCTCAGCCTTTACAACGTTACGGGCTTTCTGGGAGACGTGCTCAGCTACAGCCGCCTTCTGGCGCTCGGACTCGGCTCCGCCGCAGTGGGCATGGTCATCAACCTTCTGGCGAACCTCGTGTCGTCTGCGCCTTATGTCGGCATCCCCTGCGCGATACTGATTTTCGTGCTGGGACATCTTTTCAGCATCATGGTGAACCTCTTAGGCGCGTTCATACATTCGCTGAGGCTCCAGTATGTCGAGTTCTTCGGCAAGTTCTACAACGCAGCGGGCAAGGATTTCACGCCGCTTCGCAACGCCGCGCAGTATTCGCGGATACAGGAAGATTCGTCTGTAAACTAA
- a CDS encoding cell envelope biogenesis protein TolA — MAENLAQEIRDQEALAKSIVSNAKSEAAKSVAAAHANAEQSVKSTKQQCHRQWREKVAAADKEAEEKAQVITARGETDAKAFYEKKKNETEAVAKWLVREVMAAYGSRRDV, encoded by the coding sequence TTGGCAGAGAATCTGGCACAGGAGATCAGAGATCAAGAGGCTCTTGCAAAGAGTATAGTATCCAACGCAAAATCGGAGGCTGCAAAGTCGGTGGCTGCCGCTCATGCAAACGCGGAGCAGTCTGTCAAAAGCACAAAACAGCAATGTCACAGACAGTGGCGCGAGAAAGTTGCCGCGGCGGACAAAGAGGCCGAAGAAAAAGCTCAGGTTATTACGGCTCGCGGTGAGACCGACGCGAAAGCGTTCTACGAAAAGAAGAAAAATGAAACGGAAGCAGTAGCAAAATGGCTGGTTAGAGAGGTGATGGCGGCTTATGGCTCTCGCCGAGATGTGTAA